Proteins from a genomic interval of Vibrio casei:
- a CDS encoding GGDEF domain-containing protein, producing the protein MLILDNRTLLVVIGMIAIGSAITLTFLWRSQKQRNGVGYWAAGMVILAMATFLVSLRDVVPDLTSLILANLCYVFGFQLILRGIRIFTERPPLLFFDYGSLPIAACLFYYFYYIDNNQSVRILVFSAVIVFVCMAIVVTLLTDRNKAQRSAGHAVAIVFGLFAFLNFMRGLMAFLFPSEQSVIEDSFSTTLLYLSGIFFVGGMAITLILQMYSILELRLRTVSLAVEQSASSIVITDNSGNIEYINPAALHTSGYLKDELIGKNPSIFRSNKLSPDVYEEMWRQLREGNTWRGEFHNFKKNGEGYWEVASIAPVKQANGKISHFVAVKEDITSIKEAKQKIHHLAHHDSLTGLPTRALMMERLNSAIAEAEERGWQVAVLFIDIDGFKAVNDTFGHATGDKLLKQLTKNLCACVRDTDTVARIGGDEFIVVLEHVSDNVAITVIAERMIKAVSEAFDIDGIEVNVSASIGIALYPKDAIDPHDLIKMADHAMYGVKRTGKNNFAFVSKEKVVL; encoded by the coding sequence ATGCTTATTCTTGATAACAGAACTCTGCTCGTTGTAATTGGCATGATTGCGATTGGTTCAGCTATTACGTTGACTTTTCTTTGGCGATCTCAAAAACAACGCAATGGTGTTGGCTATTGGGCTGCGGGCATGGTGATTTTAGCAATGGCTACATTTTTAGTATCACTGCGTGATGTTGTGCCTGATCTTACTTCTCTCATCCTAGCTAATTTATGCTATGTGTTTGGCTTTCAGCTTATTTTACGTGGTATTCGAATTTTTACAGAACGACCCCCTTTATTATTTTTTGATTATGGATCTTTGCCCATTGCGGCTTGTCTTTTTTATTATTTTTATTACATAGACAATAATCAAAGCGTTCGAATTTTGGTATTTTCCGCTGTTATTGTTTTTGTGTGCATGGCGATTGTTGTGACATTATTAACGGATCGAAATAAGGCTCAACGTTCGGCAGGGCATGCGGTTGCCATTGTTTTTGGTTTATTTGCTTTTCTGAATTTTATGCGTGGTTTAATGGCATTTTTATTCCCATCAGAACAGTCGGTTATTGAAGATAGTTTTTCGACTACCTTATTGTATTTAAGTGGCATTTTCTTTGTAGGTGGAATGGCAATTACGCTTATTTTACAAATGTATTCAATTTTAGAGTTAAGATTACGAACTGTATCATTAGCGGTAGAGCAATCCGCTTCTTCTATTGTGATCACCGATAATAGTGGCAATATTGAATATATTAACCCGGCGGCATTACATACGTCAGGGTATTTAAAAGATGAATTAATAGGAAAGAATCCAAGTATTTTCCGTTCAAATAAATTATCGCCTGATGTGTATGAAGAAATGTGGAGGCAGCTAAGAGAAGGGAATACTTGGCGCGGTGAGTTTCATAATTTTAAAAAGAATGGAGAAGGTTATTGGGAAGTGGCATCTATTGCCCCAGTGAAACAAGCTAATGGAAAAATTAGCCATTTCGTTGCGGTCAAAGAAGACATCACGTCGATTAAAGAAGCAAAGCAAAAAATTCATCACTTAGCTCACCATGATAGTTTAACTGGGCTACCAACAAGAGCATTAATGATGGAGCGATTAAATAGTGCCATCGCTGAGGCCGAAGAGCGTGGATGGCAAGTTGCGGTGTTATTTATTGATATTGATGGTTTCAAGGCCGTAAATGATACGTTCGGGCATGCTACTGGAGACAAATTACTTAAACAACTCACTAAAAACCTGTGTGCTTGTGTTCGCGATACCGATACGGTTGCTCGTATTGGTGGCGATGAGTTTATTGTGGTGTTAGAACATGTTTCAGACAATGTTGCGATTACTGTGATTGCTGAAAGAATGATTAAAGCGGTATCAGAAGCTTTTGATATTGATGGAATAGAAGTCAATGTTAGTGCAAGTATAGGAATTGCTTTATATCCTAAGGATGCCATTGATCCACATGATTTAATTAAAATGGCTGACCATGCTATGTATGGGGTGAAGAGAACGGGGAAAAATAATTTTGCTTTTGTCTCTAAAGAGAAAGTGGTTTTATGA
- a CDS encoding TRAP transporter substrate-binding protein: MFTRNSLKKLATVSCVAASIGFSSFASADTWRYAHEEYENDVQDVYAQQFKKYIEDNSDHSLKVYRFGELGESDDIMEQTQSGILQFVNQSPGFTGSLIPEAQIFFIPYLMPTDIQAVIKFFGSSKAINEDFPKLYAKQGLELLKMYPEGEMVLTTDEPVTSPEELKGKKIRVMTNPLLSSTYEAFGATPTPLPWGEVYGALQTNMIQGQENPIFWIESGGLYEVSPNLIFTHHGWFTTASMANKEFYDGLSDEDKALIQKASDSAYKTTIKHITGLAAKSLKQIQEKSDKVTVTRLTDEQLAKFKERAPQVEKTFIEMTGDSGKALLDQFKADLKASQ; this comes from the coding sequence ATGTTTACTCGAAATAGCCTAAAGAAACTTGCAACCGTATCTTGTGTCGCGGCCAGTATTGGATTTTCAAGCTTCGCGAGTGCTGATACTTGGCGTTATGCTCATGAAGAGTATGAAAATGATGTACAGGACGTTTACGCACAACAATTTAAAAAATACATTGAAGATAATTCCGATCATAGCTTAAAAGTTTACCGCTTCGGTGAGCTGGGTGAATCTGACGATATTATGGAACAAACACAAAGTGGCATCTTACAGTTTGTAAATCAATCGCCCGGTTTTACGGGTTCCTTGATCCCAGAGGCTCAAATTTTCTTTATTCCTTATCTCATGCCTACTGACATCCAAGCTGTGATTAAATTTTTTGGTAGCAGTAAAGCCATTAACGAAGACTTCCCTAAACTTTATGCCAAGCAAGGCTTAGAGCTATTGAAAATGTACCCAGAAGGCGAAATGGTACTGACAACCGACGAACCCGTCACATCACCTGAAGAGCTAAAAGGCAAAAAAATTCGGGTTATGACCAATCCATTGCTTTCATCTACCTATGAAGCATTTGGCGCAACCCCTACGCCGCTTCCTTGGGGAGAAGTGTACGGAGCACTCCAAACCAATATGATTCAAGGTCAAGAAAACCCTATCTTTTGGATTGAATCTGGCGGCCTTTATGAAGTTTCGCCAAACTTGATTTTCACTCACCACGGTTGGTTTACCACCGCTTCTATGGCGAACAAAGAGTTCTATGATGGTTTGTCTGATGAAGATAAAGCACTGATCCAAAAAGCCTCTGACTCCGCTTATAAAACAACGATCAAACACATCACAGGCCTAGCCGCTAAATCTCTAAAACAAATTCAAGAGAAGAGCGATAAAGTCACTGTAACTCGTTTAACCGATGAACAACTGGCTAAGTTTAAAGAAAGAGCGCCTCAAGTAGAGAAAACGTTTATTGAAATGACTGGCGATAGCGGTAAAGCCTTATTAGACCAATTCAAGGCTGATCTAAAAGCTTCACAATAA
- a CDS encoding TRAP transporter small permease, which yields MPNSDRLDYHSELPGILGNIDNFLSKIEAVMLAVGVLLMALNTCINVVARFVFGEGLFFSGEINRILIILITFAGIGYAARLGRHIRMSAFFDMLPDKGRKFVMILVSIITAIIMLILAYFSFQYIVSVYERGRILPALGVEIWWIYIWVPLGFTITGIQYFLTAYKNLTSEKVYLSSGVVDGYADHKHDL from the coding sequence ATGCCCAATTCCGATAGGCTAGACTATCACTCCGAATTGCCTGGTATTTTAGGTAATATAGATAATTTCCTCAGTAAAATCGAAGCCGTGATGTTAGCGGTAGGTGTTTTATTAATGGCATTAAATACTTGTATTAACGTTGTCGCCCGTTTTGTTTTTGGAGAAGGGTTATTTTTCTCCGGCGAAATTAACCGCATCCTAATTATATTAATTACTTTTGCAGGGATTGGTTATGCCGCCCGCCTTGGTAGACACATTCGCATGTCTGCTTTTTTCGATATGTTGCCTGATAAAGGACGTAAATTTGTCATGATTCTGGTTTCAATCATCACCGCAATCATTATGTTAATACTGGCCTACTTCTCTTTTCAATACATTGTGAGCGTTTATGAACGAGGCCGAATTTTACCCGCACTAGGCGTTGAAATCTGGTGGATTTATATATGGGTTCCCCTCGGTTTCACCATCACTGGCATTCAATACTTTCTCACTGCGTATAAAAACTTAACCAGTGAAAAAGTTTATTTATCAAGCGGGGTCGTCGATGGCTACGCTGACCATAAACACGATCTATAA